One Flavobacteriales bacterium genomic region harbors:
- a CDS encoding DUF4296 domain-containing protein encodes MKVILFLLTMVLFMSSCGEVTVDKEANQENILSVEVFTDLMTDVQLLEGHLNTNRVNQVFIMDSSKNYYKEIFNRYEITPEIYKENLKYYTAKPKVLEAVYKNIEEKLVIQERVYKDVLIDQPAISPINKNQLIKILLKDSSTVNFVLDTNYQYLEIKDSLFAYYNDSILKPFHTNHLSFQQSFNVTTHTAPLFKLFKQELQRKLTDKVAEGKY; translated from the coding sequence ATGAAAGTGATATTGTTTTTATTGACGATGGTGCTCTTCATGTCTTCATGTGGAGAGGTAACCGTAGATAAAGAAGCAAACCAAGAAAATATTTTATCAGTAGAGGTGTTTACTGATTTAATGACTGATGTTCAACTGCTGGAGGGACACCTGAATACCAATCGTGTAAATCAGGTGTTTATTATGGATAGTTCCAAAAACTATTATAAGGAAATCTTTAATCGTTATGAGATTACACCTGAAATCTATAAAGAAAATTTAAAGTATTATACTGCAAAACCTAAAGTTTTAGAAGCAGTATATAAGAATATAGAGGAAAAATTGGTCATTCAGGAAAGGGTTTATAAAGATGTGCTCATTGATCAACCAGCTATATCTCCAATTAATAAAAATCAGTTAATAAAAATCTTACTTAAAGATTCTTCAACAGTTAATTTTGTGTTAGATACCAATTATCAATACTTAGAAATAAAGGATTCTTTATTTGCTTATTACAACGACTCCATTTTAAAGCCTTTTCACACCAATCATTTATCTTTTCAACAGAGCTTTAATGTTACCACGCATACAGCACCACTTTTTAAGTTGTTTAAACAAGAGTTACAAAGAAAACTAACGGATAAAGTAGCGGAGGGGAAATATTAA
- a CDS encoding carboxypeptidase regulatory-like domain-containing protein, with protein MRKELENIEQIELYLTHQLDQDSRHAFENQLHQNPILAEQVEAHQMLLKAIRRAQFRKEVLAVSQATNFWNIWTQLGLGILILTFVSVGFTFLMKNQHHYNAKQLTNIETRETIATFNDSSNVQQTEIAESKDTISQKSYSAKKTISKNIPTHDNFQIGGVKTFVEPTIQHFVVDPQKGETIEGQQGTLIIIPPNAFVDSNNNLATSAIDFELVEALTLKDMILYNLTTTSNGKQLETGGMFYINASNNGTPVKLNPNAPIYTEIPTQSIKKGMLAFDSEIDINGNINWVTPKPLKKYLTKVDLNLLDFLPKGFANGVAENLPFKNYNKATPKLIDSLYYSLDDISEANTESTTFIPQESSNRKRNGLGVRWGAERTIDFKNKNASSINGTIIDESGKPMPFVNITLRKDNIVRYGTNSDFDGNYTFDNISPGNYILEISFVGYQTSQQALAITDQNITVPTITLFEGIIPENQSTSFGKRKSKIKTIKGKKKSYKKCGIRPLSIKTIKSSEFEHTYIATKEMEERIFYLHQLNNGDSLLGIYIDNLGNNLYLADSIVANSLTGSMKKQFLEFYNQKLTNIKDANNIYQQQLSNFYNKKKKQYSNELNQLKQALDQKTTAELKQLKNLIENNRKAYQKTILTASKPNKLSNFPIKQTPQRSVVTTPSYAAQWTSLGWKNIDKYTHLLANGSETVQIETNQHDGFSRIFQYLNTIKTITPLLNSNNIAQAKFPKRSTVEAKKMSNTYTFSLTKRNKKLYWGITHYNPYTDTTIHIEEKETPLTKIKDELSLVGSEGLYALNYFEDQLKRTIKQKNKQLNNRKRLLEEKHKREELFKKYQAQQNELNLEIERRNRKELEQKRFTDTLRSIAFPCFENEQNKTENLNISAPNIFTPDGDGINDNFIVNTKANIKSYKMTITNKKGKLLYTTTSMNKPWNGIQPNSRKSYPNDIYLWNVQIIDNNDKEALFNGVVQLVNNQQ; from the coding sequence ATGAGAAAAGAACTAGAAAATATAGAACAAATTGAGTTGTATTTAACACATCAATTAGATCAAGACTCACGTCATGCTTTTGAAAACCAACTTCATCAAAATCCAATTTTGGCTGAACAAGTTGAAGCACATCAAATGCTCCTCAAAGCGATTCGACGAGCGCAATTTAGAAAAGAAGTTTTAGCAGTTTCCCAAGCCACTAACTTTTGGAATATTTGGACGCAATTAGGGTTAGGAATCCTCATTTTAACCTTTGTTTCTGTGGGTTTTACATTCTTAATGAAGAACCAACATCATTACAATGCTAAACAACTGACCAACATAGAAACTAGGGAAACTATTGCTACTTTTAATGACAGTTCAAATGTTCAACAAACAGAAATAGCTGAATCAAAAGATACGATCTCTCAAAAAAGTTATAGCGCTAAAAAAACAATTAGCAAGAATATTCCAACTCATGATAACTTCCAAATTGGAGGGGTTAAAACATTTGTTGAGCCAACTATCCAACACTTTGTTGTTGATCCTCAAAAGGGTGAAACAATCGAAGGACAACAAGGCACCTTAATCATTATTCCTCCTAATGCTTTTGTTGACAGTAATAATAATTTGGCTACTTCAGCAATAGACTTTGAATTAGTGGAAGCCCTTACATTAAAAGATATGATTTTGTATAATTTAACCACTACTTCTAATGGAAAGCAATTAGAAACTGGAGGGATGTTTTATATAAATGCCTCTAACAATGGAACTCCAGTAAAACTAAATCCTAATGCTCCAATTTATACTGAAATTCCAACTCAAAGTATAAAAAAAGGTATGCTTGCTTTTGACAGTGAAATCGATATTAATGGTAATATTAATTGGGTCACACCTAAACCTTTAAAGAAATACCTTACAAAAGTAGATTTAAACCTTTTAGACTTCCTACCCAAAGGATTCGCCAACGGTGTAGCGGAAAACTTACCTTTTAAAAACTACAACAAAGCTACCCCAAAACTTATAGACAGTTTGTATTACAGTTTAGATGACATTTCTGAAGCAAACACTGAAAGCACAACATTTATACCTCAGGAATCTAGCAATAGAAAAAGAAATGGTCTAGGGGTAAGATGGGGAGCTGAACGAACAATTGATTTTAAAAATAAAAATGCCTCCAGCATCAATGGTACAATAATCGATGAAAGTGGTAAACCTATGCCATTCGTAAACATTACCCTCAGAAAAGATAACATTGTACGATATGGAACCAATAGTGATTTTGATGGCAACTATACATTTGATAATATTTCGCCAGGTAACTATATACTAGAAATTAGTTTTGTTGGCTACCAAACATCCCAACAAGCATTAGCCATAACCGATCAAAATATTACTGTTCCAACCATTACCCTTTTCGAAGGTATTATACCTGAAAATCAATCAACTTCTTTTGGAAAAAGAAAAAGCAAGATCAAAACAATTAAAGGAAAAAAGAAAAGCTACAAAAAATGTGGAATTCGTCCACTATCTATAAAGACAATAAAAAGCTCCGAATTTGAACATACATACATTGCAACCAAAGAAATGGAAGAACGTATTTTTTATTTGCACCAACTCAATAACGGCGATAGTCTATTGGGAATATACATTGATAACTTAGGTAACAATTTATACCTCGCAGACTCTATTGTTGCGAACTCATTAACCGGAAGCATGAAAAAACAATTCCTTGAGTTCTATAACCAAAAACTAACTAACATAAAAGATGCTAATAACATTTACCAACAGCAACTATCTAATTTTTACAATAAAAAGAAAAAACAGTATTCTAACGAGTTAAACCAGCTGAAGCAGGCTTTGGACCAAAAAACAACAGCGGAACTTAAACAGCTAAAAAACTTAATCGAAAACAATAGAAAAGCTTATCAAAAAACTATACTTACGGCCTCAAAACCTAATAAGCTTTCTAACTTCCCTATAAAGCAAACACCTCAACGTTCGGTTGTTACTACTCCATCTTATGCCGCTCAATGGACTTCTTTAGGATGGAAAAATATAGACAAGTATACGCATCTTCTAGCTAATGGCTCTGAAACAGTTCAAATTGAAACCAACCAACATGATGGTTTTAGTAGAATATTTCAGTACTTGAACACGATAAAAACCATAACACCATTACTAAACAGCAACAATATAGCACAGGCTAAATTCCCTAAAAGAAGCACTGTTGAAGCTAAAAAAATGAGCAATACCTATACTTTTAGCCTTACTAAACGAAACAAAAAATTGTATTGGGGTATAACACATTATAATCCATATACTGATACAACTATTCATATTGAAGAAAAAGAAACTCCACTTACAAAGATAAAAGACGAGCTATCTTTAGTTGGTTCTGAAGGGCTATACGCACTCAACTACTTTGAAGATCAATTGAAACGAACCATTAAACAGAAGAATAAACAACTTAACAATCGTAAACGGTTACTTGAAGAAAAACATAAACGTGAAGAATTATTCAAAAAATACCAAGCGCAACAAAACGAATTAAATTTAGAAATTGAGAGAAGAAACCGAAAAGAACTTGAGCAAAAAAGATTTACAGACACGCTCAGAAGTATTGCTTTTCCATGCTTTGAAAATGAACAGAACAAAACAGAAAACCTCAACATCTCTGCTCCAAACATATTTACACCTGATGGTGATGGTATAAATGATAACTTCATAGTCAATACTAAAGCTAACATCAAATCTTATAAAATGACCATTACCAATAAAAAAGGGAAACTACTTTATACTACAACATCCATGAACAAGCCATGGAATGGAATTCAACCCAACTCAAGAAAAAGTTATCCTAATGATATTTACTTATGGAATGTTCAAATTATTGACAATAATGACAAAGAAGCTTTGTTTAATGGTGTTGTTCAATTAGTCAATAACCAACAATAA
- the carB gene encoding carbamoyl-phosphate synthase large subunit, with product MPRNTSIKSVLIIGSGPIVIGQACEFDYSGSQAARSLREEGIEVTLINSNPATIMTDKVVADNVYLEPLEPESIIKILEAHPHIDSVLPTVGGQTALNLCITCQEMGIWEEFDVDIIGVDIDAIEITEDREKFRNLMSEIGIPMAPQTTVKSFLEGKEVAQEFGFPLCIRPSFTLGGSGAAFVHHEEDYEKLLTRGLHASPIHEVMIDKAVLGWKEYELELLRDSNDNVVIICSIENMDPMGIHTGDSITVAPAMTLSDTTYQKMRDMAIHMMRSIGDFAGGCNVQFAVSDDENEDIIAIEINPRVSRSSALASKATGYPIAKIAAKLAIGYHLDELKNQITKTTSAYFEPTLDYVIVKIPRWNFDKFKGSDRKLGLQMKSVGEVMGIGRSFQEALQKACQSLEIGRNGLGADGKEITNQNEILESLAHPSWNRLFHIYDAIKLGIPFKTIREKTRIDSWFLRQIEDLIHLERKIEQYRVSDIPKELLFEAKQKGYADRQVAHLLRCLESEVFNKRHELGINRVYKLVDTCAAEFPAETPYYYSTFEYENESVVTDKKKIVVLGSGPNRIGQGIEFDYCCVHGVLAAKECGYETIMINCNPETVSTDFDTADKLYFEPVFWEHIYDIILHEKPEGVIVQLGGQTALKLAEKLERYGIKILGTSYDALDLAEDRGRFSNLLKDLDIPYPKFGVVESAEQALELSKDLGFPLLVRPSYVLGGQKMKIVINEEDLEHHVVDILRDMPENQILLDHFLGGAIEAEADAICDGENVHILGIMQHIEPAGIHSGDSYAMLPPYNLGDLIISQIEEHTKKIAVALKTVGLINIQFAIKDDIVYIIEANPRASRTVPFIAKAYQEPYVNYATKVMLGEKKVADFEFNPVKEGYAMKIPVFSFEKFPNVNKELGPEMKSTGEAIRFIKDLRDPYFRKVHSERNLYLSR from the coding sequence ATGCCTAGGAATACTTCAATTAAATCCGTGTTAATAATAGGAAGTGGTCCTATTGTAATTGGTCAAGCTTGCGAATTCGATTACTCTGGTTCTCAAGCAGCTAGATCACTAAGAGAAGAAGGAATAGAAGTTACATTGATTAACTCTAATCCAGCTACAATTATGACCGACAAAGTTGTAGCAGATAATGTCTATTTAGAGCCACTTGAGCCTGAATCAATCATCAAAATTTTAGAAGCACATCCTCACATCGATTCTGTTTTGCCGACAGTAGGAGGTCAAACTGCTTTAAATCTTTGTATCACTTGTCAAGAGATGGGGATTTGGGAAGAGTTTGATGTAGATATTATTGGTGTAGATATCGACGCCATTGAAATCACAGAAGATCGAGAGAAGTTTAGAAACTTGATGTCTGAAATTGGCATTCCTATGGCCCCTCAAACTACCGTAAAATCGTTTTTAGAAGGAAAAGAGGTCGCTCAGGAGTTTGGATTTCCACTTTGTATTAGACCCTCATTTACATTAGGAGGAAGTGGTGCTGCATTTGTTCACCATGAAGAGGATTACGAAAAGTTATTGACCAGAGGGTTACATGCTTCGCCAATTCATGAGGTAATGATCGATAAAGCCGTTTTAGGTTGGAAAGAATATGAGTTAGAGTTATTGAGAGATAGTAATGATAATGTTGTGATTATCTGTTCGATTGAAAATATGGATCCAATGGGAATTCATACTGGAGACTCAATTACAGTAGCTCCTGCCATGACGTTGAGTGATACAACCTATCAGAAAATGCGTGATATGGCTATTCATATGATGCGATCTATTGGTGATTTTGCAGGAGGATGTAATGTACAATTCGCAGTGAGTGATGATGAAAATGAAGACATTATCGCAATTGAGATTAACCCAAGGGTTTCTCGTTCATCAGCTTTAGCTTCTAAAGCAACTGGATATCCAATTGCCAAAATTGCTGCAAAATTAGCTATAGGTTATCATTTAGATGAGCTAAAAAATCAAATTACCAAAACAACTTCAGCATATTTTGAACCAACGTTAGATTACGTTATTGTGAAGATTCCACGTTGGAACTTTGATAAGTTCAAGGGATCTGACCGTAAGCTGGGGTTACAAATGAAATCCGTAGGAGAAGTAATGGGAATTGGTCGTTCATTCCAAGAAGCATTACAAAAAGCTTGTCAATCGTTAGAAATTGGTAGAAATGGGTTAGGAGCTGATGGAAAAGAGATTACCAACCAGAATGAAATTTTAGAAAGCTTAGCTCATCCAAGTTGGAATCGTTTATTCCATATTTATGATGCTATTAAACTAGGAATTCCATTTAAAACGATTAGAGAAAAAACAAGAATTGATTCTTGGTTTTTACGTCAAATTGAAGATTTAATTCACCTTGAACGTAAAATAGAACAATATAGAGTTAGTGATATTCCTAAAGAGCTATTATTTGAGGCTAAGCAAAAAGGATATGCCGATAGACAAGTAGCTCATTTATTAAGATGTTTAGAAAGTGAGGTGTTCAATAAACGTCACGAATTAGGGATTAATAGAGTCTATAAATTAGTAGATACATGTGCCGCTGAGTTCCCTGCTGAAACACCATATTACTATTCTACTTTTGAATATGAAAATGAATCTGTAGTAACTGATAAAAAGAAAATCGTTGTGTTAGGTTCTGGACCAAATAGAATTGGACAAGGTATTGAGTTTGATTACTGTTGTGTTCATGGAGTTCTGGCAGCCAAAGAATGTGGTTACGAAACGATAATGATTAACTGTAACCCTGAAACGGTTTCTACTGATTTTGATACTGCTGATAAATTGTATTTTGAGCCAGTCTTCTGGGAGCATATTTACGATATTATTTTACACGAAAAACCAGAAGGTGTAATCGTTCAATTAGGTGGGCAAACAGCTCTAAAATTAGCTGAAAAACTGGAGCGTTATGGAATTAAAATCTTAGGAACAAGTTATGATGCACTTGATTTAGCAGAAGATAGAGGTCGTTTTTCTAATTTGCTAAAAGACTTAGATATCCCTTATCCAAAATTTGGAGTAGTAGAAAGTGCAGAGCAGGCGTTGGAATTATCTAAAGATTTAGGGTTCCCATTGTTGGTTCGTCCATCTTATGTTTTGGGAGGTCAAAAGATGAAAATTGTCATCAATGAAGAAGACTTAGAGCACCACGTAGTAGACATCCTAAGAGATATGCCAGAGAATCAAATTCTATTGGATCATTTCCTAGGAGGTGCCATCGAAGCTGAAGCTGATGCAATTTGTGATGGTGAAAATGTACATATTTTAGGAATTATGCAACACATTGAGCCTGCAGGAATACACTCTGGAGATTCATACGCAATGTTGCCTCCGTATAATTTAGGTGACTTAATCATTTCTCAAATAGAGGAGCATACGAAGAAAATAGCTGTAGCTTTAAAAACAGTAGGGTTAATTAATATCCAGTTTGCAATAAAAGACGATATTGTTTACATCATTGAAGCTAACCCTAGAGCGTCGCGTACGGTTCCATTTATTGCTAAGGCCTATCAAGAGCCTTACGTAAACTATGCAACCAAAGTCATGCTAGGAGAGAAGAAAGTAGCAGACTTTGAGTTTAATCCCGTAAAAGAAGGGTATGCAATGAAGATTCCTGTATTTTCGTTTGAGAAATTTCCAAATGTAAATAAGGAATTAGGGCCTGAGATGAAATCTACTGGTGAAGCTATTCGTTTTATCAAAGATTTACGCGATCCTTACTTCAGAAAAGTTCACTCTGAAAGAAACCTATATTTAAGTAGATAA
- a CDS encoding sigma-70 family RNA polymerase sigma factor has translation MTDQEIIRQIRKGNRNIPLKRLYKEFPKIKKLIISSGGNADIAQEIFNDSLIILLEKIDTEDFVLTSKLTTYLYGINRFLWKNELRKQNKKKELEWRDTLILNHEDLNYDEEKEEKIQLLEKLLNQITEKCKAIIQLFYFEKLSMKQIAERLNYSSVNSAKTQKYKCLENVSKQAKTTHL, from the coding sequence ATGACAGACCAAGAAATTATAAGACAAATTAGAAAAGGGAATAGAAACATCCCCTTAAAAAGACTTTATAAGGAATTCCCTAAAATAAAAAAACTCATTATTTCTAGTGGCGGAAACGCAGACATAGCCCAAGAAATATTTAATGATAGCCTAATTATCCTACTGGAAAAAATTGATACTGAAGACTTTGTTTTAACATCAAAATTAACAACCTACTTATATGGTATCAATCGTTTTTTATGGAAAAACGAACTACGTAAGCAAAACAAAAAAAAGGAATTGGAATGGCGAGACACATTGATACTAAACCATGAAGACTTAAACTATGATGAAGAAAAAGAAGAAAAAATTCAACTTTTAGAAAAATTATTAAACCAAATCACAGAAAAATGTAAGGCTATTATTCAATTGTTCTATTTCGAAAAATTATCAATGAAACAGATTGCAGAACGACTTAACTACTCAAGTGTCAACTCTGCTAAAACACAAAAATATAAGTGTTTAGAAAATGTAAGTAAACAAGCTAAAACTACTCACCTTTAA
- the plsX gene encoding phosphate acyltransferase PlsX — protein MKLGIDIMGGDFAPRTNVEGAIKAQAELPESARIVLIGDSNKAKEIIAEHQVDESLFDFVHTTQVVEMGEHPTRALKLKPDSSISKGFELLKKGAIDSFGSAGNSGAILVGAMFSIRPILGVYRPCVASIVPKQNGKEAVILDVGIVADCKPDVLYQFAVLGSIYAEFVYGIENPKVGLLNIGEEKEKGNLLTQATYQLMDGTSDFNFVGNVEGRDIYGGGVDADVIVCDGFTGNVVLKQAEAFYKLIATRGLLDDYFRRFNYENYGATPVLGVNGNVLLAHGISSAKAIKSMLLLSKDLVEAQLPQKIQAAFK, from the coding sequence GTGAAATTAGGAATTGATATAATGGGAGGCGATTTTGCGCCAAGAACAAATGTAGAAGGGGCTATTAAAGCTCAGGCAGAATTACCTGAATCTGCACGTATTGTTCTTATAGGAGATTCTAACAAAGCGAAAGAAATTATTGCTGAACATCAAGTAGATGAATCGCTCTTCGATTTTGTACATACGACTCAGGTAGTAGAAATGGGAGAACATCCAACGCGGGCGTTAAAACTAAAACCAGATTCTAGTATTTCAAAAGGTTTTGAACTCTTAAAAAAGGGAGCTATTGATTCTTTTGGTAGTGCTGGTAATTCTGGAGCCATTTTAGTAGGAGCAATGTTTTCTATACGTCCAATATTGGGGGTATATAGACCTTGTGTAGCTTCTATTGTACCCAAACAAAATGGAAAAGAAGCTGTTATTCTCGATGTTGGGATCGTGGCGGATTGTAAACCAGATGTTTTATATCAATTTGCCGTTTTAGGTTCTATATATGCTGAATTTGTTTACGGCATTGAAAATCCTAAAGTCGGATTATTAAATATAGGAGAAGAAAAAGAAAAAGGCAATTTATTAACCCAGGCTACTTACCAACTCATGGATGGCACTTCAGATTTCAATTTTGTAGGAAATGTAGAAGGAAGAGATATCTATGGTGGTGGTGTAGATGCTGATGTGATTGTTTGTGATGGTTTTACAGGAAATGTTGTATTAAAACAAGCTGAAGCTTTTTACAAACTAATTGCTACAAGGGGGTTATTAGATGATTATTTTAGACGCTTTAATTACGAAAATTATGGAGCTACTCCTGTATTAGGAGTTAATGGTAATGTTTTATTAGCTCATGGTATATCTTCAGCTAAAGCGATAAAGAGTATGTTGCTTCTATCTAAAGATTTAGTTGAAGCCCAATTACCTCAAAAAATACAAGCCGCCTTTAAATAA
- a CDS encoding dihydroorotase, whose protein sequence is MKSTLLKNVTIVNENTTFKGSVLIEGELIKTVSKEQLPEEGIDRVIDGEGRFLIPGLIDDQVHFREPGLTHKANLKTESRAAVAGGITSFMEMPNTVPNTVTQELLQDKYDIAAQDSIANYSFFFGATNDNLEEVLKTNPKEVCGVKVFMGSSTGNMLVDNRKTLDGLFAECELLIATHCEDEETIQKNLAFYKEKYKNNIPISAHPIIRNTEACYKSSSMAVELATKHNAKLHILHISTAKELALFDNSKPLSEKRITAEGCVHHAWFTDADYEEKGSFIKWNPAVKTAQDRAAIIEAINNNTIDVLATDHAPHTLEEKNNNYLKAPSGGPLVQHALLAWLELVKKGAFTLEHIVQKTSHDVATLFQISNRGYIREGYYADLVLVDFDNDWEVNKDNILYKCGWSPFEGVRFTSKVEKTFVNGALVYDNGEIIEGTNGKRLLFER, encoded by the coding sequence ATGAAATCAACTTTGTTAAAAAACGTTACTATTGTAAATGAGAATACAACTTTTAAAGGAAGTGTTCTGATAGAAGGAGAACTGATTAAAACTGTTTCTAAAGAACAATTACCAGAAGAAGGAATCGATCGCGTAATCGATGGTGAAGGTCGTTTTCTAATCCCAGGGTTGATTGATGATCAGGTGCATTTTAGAGAGCCTGGGCTAACCCATAAAGCTAATCTTAAAACAGAGTCAAGGGCTGCCGTTGCAGGTGGAATAACTTCTTTTATGGAAATGCCCAATACTGTACCGAATACAGTAACACAAGAATTGTTACAGGATAAATATGATATTGCTGCTCAAGACTCTATTGCTAATTATTCTTTCTTTTTTGGAGCAACCAACGATAATTTAGAGGAAGTCTTAAAGACAAACCCTAAAGAGGTTTGTGGTGTAAAAGTGTTTATGGGGTCATCTACAGGAAATATGTTAGTCGATAACCGAAAAACCTTGGATGGATTATTTGCTGAATGTGAACTGTTGATCGCAACACATTGTGAGGATGAAGAGACGATCCAAAAAAACTTAGCGTTTTACAAGGAAAAATATAAAAATAACATACCTATTTCCGCACATCCTATCATTCGTAATACAGAAGCGTGCTATAAATCTTCTTCAATGGCAGTAGAACTTGCAACGAAACACAATGCTAAATTACATATATTACACATCTCTACAGCCAAAGAGCTAGCTTTATTTGATAACTCCAAACCTTTGTCAGAAAAAAGAATTACAGCAGAGGGATGTGTGCACCATGCATGGTTTACCGATGCCGATTATGAAGAGAAAGGGTCATTCATCAAGTGGAATCCTGCTGTTAAGACAGCTCAGGACAGAGCAGCAATAATCGAAGCAATTAATAATAATACAATTGATGTCTTAGCCACAGATCATGCTCCTCATACTTTAGAAGAAAAAAACAACAATTATTTAAAAGCTCCATCTGGAGGGCCTTTGGTACAACATGCTTTGCTAGCTTGGTTAGAGTTGGTGAAAAAAGGAGCGTTTACATTGGAACATATTGTACAAAAAACGAGTCATGACGTTGCGACCTTGTTTCAAATTAGTAACAGAGGGTACATTAGAGAAGGATATTATGCAGATTTAGTACTGGTAGATTTTGATAATGATTGGGAAGTAAATAAAGATAATATTCTATATAAATGCGGATGGTCTCCTTTTGAAGGGGTACGATTTACCTCAAAAGTTGAAAAAACATTTGTAAATGGAGCATTGGTATATGATAACGGAGAAATAATCGAGGGGACTAATGGAAAGCGTTTGTTGTTTGAAAGATAA
- the trmB gene encoding tRNA (guanosine(46)-N7)-methyltransferase TrmB, which yields MGKDKLKRFAEMEHFDNVFQPSMEEVKEGFSMKGKWHADFFKNDHPIVVELGCGRGEYTVGMAQRYPEKNFIGIDIKGSRIWRGAKTGVEDQMPNVGFVRSKVDFIEYLFAENEVSEIWLTFSDPQPKRPRKRLSSKLFVDRYRKIMKSDGVVNMKTDSDLLFESTLEQIEEHGYQKLLSSWDVYGELVLTASQELIDLMEIKTFYEQKWLEEGKKIKFVQFTI from the coding sequence ATGGGAAAGGATAAATTAAAGCGTTTTGCAGAAATGGAGCATTTTGATAATGTTTTTCAGCCATCAATGGAAGAGGTGAAAGAGGGCTTTAGCATGAAAGGGAAATGGCATGCAGACTTTTTTAAAAATGATCATCCAATTGTTGTTGAGTTGGGGTGTGGTAGAGGAGAGTATACTGTAGGAATGGCGCAAAGGTATCCTGAAAAGAATTTCATTGGGATAGACATTAAAGGTTCACGTATTTGGCGTGGTGCTAAGACTGGAGTAGAAGATCAAATGCCGAATGTAGGTTTTGTTCGATCAAAAGTGGATTTTATTGAATATTTATTTGCAGAAAATGAAGTCTCAGAAATTTGGCTAACATTTTCAGATCCGCAACCTAAAAGGCCACGTAAACGTTTGTCATCAAAATTGTTTGTAGATCGTTATCGAAAAATAATGAAATCAGATGGTGTTGTAAATATGAAAACAGACAGTGATTTGTTGTTTGAGTCAACCCTGGAGCAAATAGAAGAGCATGGCTATCAAAAGTTATTGTCTTCTTGGGATGTCTATGGAGAGCTTGTGCTAACAGCATCACAAGAGCTAATTGACTTAATGGAGATAAAAACGTTCTATGAGCAAAAGTGGTTGGAAGAAGGTAAAAAGATTAAATTTGTTCAATTTACAATCTAA